In the genome of Hymenobacter taeanensis, one region contains:
- a CDS encoding tetratricopeptide repeat-containing sensor histidine kinase, with protein sequence MSRLCTFLFSQPVGRVLFLGLLLWSARLTAQAQSPALDSLRQLVQQTPSDTSRVLLLCQMSDQYWVLRVDSAAAYANRALALAHRAGYRHGEGEALNRLGSVYRESNLAQALELFQQSLHLGETTHDLRLQAQNLRSIGIIYVYLRDRREGLAYYFRALRLGEKLHDEKRMVVDLSNIGLAYDLYNEVDSARIFQERAYQLARRLGTPTNYILYGLGQVARKQGRPTDALEFYRRSIRESKKLHHSRSANFSYVGLATLYQQQARLDSSIYYARLGYQVARLNGFLRGVLNASLLLTQDFRARGPVDSAFKYQRQVLAMKDTLFGQEKVMRLQGLNYQEQQRAQQAKATQIALKTRYQTYCLLAGLGVLLLVVALLVRGWRQQHHANEALQASLAELKEAQLMLVQREKMAFLGELTAGVAHELQNPLGFVKQFAAASTGLVEEINGAQRLTHDGALDREILAGLKQNLQEISQHGQRATAIIKGMLEHARTGQAPRVPTNLNQLVQEHLRLAYEGVRQQDPQFTAQLITHLDAAGPLVPVVAPDLGRAVLNLCTNALHAVRQRQRTASASYEPQVTASTQTQPDGAVVISIRDNGVGIPVDEQERIFEPFFTTKPMGEGTGLGLSLSHDIVKSHGGTLHVQSREGEGTEIIVTLPVAPG encoded by the coding sequence ATGTCTCGTCTTTGCACATTCTTGTTTTCTCAGCCTGTTGGCAGAGTCCTCTTTCTGGGACTGTTGCTGTGGAGTGCCAGGCTAACTGCTCAGGCCCAAAGCCCCGCGTTGGATAGCCTGCGCCAGCTGGTACAGCAAACTCCCTCTGATACCAGCCGTGTGCTGCTGCTGTGCCAAATGAGCGACCAGTACTGGGTGCTCCGCGTTGATTCGGCGGCGGCGTATGCTAACCGGGCGCTGGCGCTGGCCCACCGGGCTGGTTACCGCCATGGCGAGGGCGAAGCCCTGAACCGGCTGGGATCTGTGTACCGCGAAAGCAACCTGGCGCAGGCGCTAGAGCTGTTTCAGCAGTCGTTGCACCTCGGCGAAACCACCCACGATCTGCGCCTGCAGGCCCAGAACCTGCGCAGCATTGGTATCATTTACGTGTACCTGCGCGACCGGCGGGAGGGACTGGCCTACTACTTCCGGGCTCTGCGCCTCGGCGAGAAACTGCATGATGAGAAGCGCATGGTGGTTGACCTCAGCAATATTGGTCTGGCCTACGACCTGTATAATGAGGTAGATTCTGCCCGCATTTTTCAGGAGCGGGCGTACCAGCTGGCGCGTCGCTTGGGCACCCCCACCAACTACATCCTCTATGGCCTGGGCCAGGTTGCCCGCAAGCAAGGGCGCCCCACCGACGCGCTGGAATTCTACCGCCGCAGCATTCGGGAGTCAAAAAAGCTGCACCACTCACGCAGCGCCAATTTTTCTTATGTGGGCCTGGCTACGCTATATCAGCAGCAAGCCCGCCTCGATTCAAGTATTTACTATGCGCGGTTGGGGTATCAGGTGGCCCGTCTCAACGGCTTTTTGCGGGGGGTGCTCAACGCCAGCCTGCTGCTCACTCAGGACTTCAGGGCCCGGGGCCCCGTGGATAGTGCCTTTAAATACCAGCGGCAGGTGCTGGCTATGAAAGATACCCTGTTTGGGCAAGAGAAAGTGATGCGCCTGCAGGGGCTTAACTACCAGGAGCAGCAGCGGGCTCAGCAAGCCAAGGCCACTCAAATAGCGCTCAAAACCCGCTACCAAACCTACTGCCTGCTGGCGGGGCTAGGGGTACTGCTGCTGGTGGTGGCACTGCTGGTGCGCGGATGGCGCCAGCAGCACCACGCCAACGAAGCACTGCAGGCCTCACTGGCCGAGCTGAAAGAAGCCCAGCTGATGCTGGTGCAACGAGAAAAAATGGCGTTTCTGGGCGAGCTGACGGCCGGAGTAGCCCACGAGCTGCAGAACCCTCTGGGCTTTGTGAAGCAGTTTGCCGCCGCCAGCACAGGTTTGGTAGAGGAAATAAACGGAGCCCAGCGCCTCACTCACGACGGAGCCCTTGACCGCGAAATTCTGGCTGGCCTGAAACAAAACCTGCAGGAAATCAGCCAGCACGGGCAGCGAGCTACGGCCATCATTAAGGGCATGCTGGAGCATGCCCGCACTGGCCAGGCCCCTCGCGTACCCACCAACCTCAACCAACTGGTGCAGGAGCACTTGCGCCTGGCCTACGAAGGGGTGCGCCAACAAGACCCGCAGTTTACGGCTCAATTAATTACGCACCTTGATGCTGCCGGGCCGCTAGTGCCCGTAGTGGCCCCTGACTTAGGCCGGGCAGTGCTCAACCTGTGCACCAATGCCCTGCATGCCGTGCGCCAGCGGCAACGTACGGCCAGTGCCAGCTATGAGCCGCAGGTAACAGCCAGCACCCAAACTCAGCCAGATGGGGCCGTGGTTATCAGCATCCGGGATAATGGCGTAGGAATACCGGTTGATGAGCAAGAGCGCATTTTTGAGCCATTCTTCACCACTAAACCCATGGGCGAGGGCACTGGCCTGGGTCTCTCCTTGAGCCACGATATTGTGAAGAGCCATGGCGGCACGCTGCATGTGCAAAGCCGGGAAGGCGAGGGTACTGAAATCATAGTGACCCTGCCAGTGGCCCCAGGCTAG
- a CDS encoding HAD family hydrolase, with the protein MKAFLFDLNGTMIHDMDYHTSAWHHILTHELGSSLSWEEVKPQMYGKNQEVLMRLFGPDRFTVQEMDELALRKEQRYQQEFRPHLALLPGLPEFLERARQQGINMAIGSAAIPFNINFVLDTLNIRHYFQAIVSADDVTRSKPHPETFLQAAEQLGVPPSNCLVFEDVPKGAEAALHAEMQAVILTTTHAAAEFSHLPNILGFAQDFTEPLIQGLV; encoded by the coding sequence ATGAAAGCATTCCTGTTTGATTTGAATGGCACCATGATTCACGACATGGATTATCACACCAGTGCCTGGCACCACATTCTCACTCATGAGCTAGGAAGCAGTTTGAGTTGGGAAGAGGTGAAGCCGCAGATGTATGGTAAGAACCAGGAAGTGCTGATGCGGCTATTCGGGCCAGATAGATTCACGGTGCAGGAAATGGATGAGCTGGCCCTACGGAAAGAGCAGCGCTACCAGCAGGAATTTCGGCCGCACCTGGCGCTGCTCCCTGGCCTGCCGGAGTTTTTGGAGCGGGCCAGGCAGCAAGGCATTAACATGGCAATTGGCTCGGCAGCTATTCCGTTCAATATCAACTTCGTACTCGATACCCTGAATATCCGGCATTATTTCCAGGCCATCGTCAGTGCCGACGACGTAACGCGCAGTAAACCCCATCCTGAAACCTTTCTGCAGGCCGCCGAGCAGCTTGGGGTGCCGCCCAGCAATTGCCTGGTGTTTGAAGACGTGCCCAAAGGGGCCGAAGCAGCACTACACGCGGAAATGCAAGCAGTTATTCTCACTACCACGCATGCAGCCGCGGAGTTTTCTCACTTGCCCAATATCCTGGGTTTTGCCCAAGACTTCACTGAACCCTTAATTCAGGGCCTTGTGTAG
- a CDS encoding glycine zipper domain-containing protein, producing MRNLRFAFVAAACFLFTDCSTSKGTGTVVGGAGGAVVGGAIGGTPGAIIGGAAGAVGGRAIGKHRDEKKAEREARRNQ from the coding sequence ATGAGAAATTTACGTTTTGCTTTCGTGGCTGCGGCCTGCTTCTTATTCACTGATTGCAGCACCAGCAAAGGAACCGGTACGGTGGTTGGCGGGGCTGGCGGGGCCGTAGTAGGCGGAGCCATTGGGGGTACGCCCGGGGCTATTATTGGCGGCGCAGCAGGTGCCGTAGGTGGCAGAGCCATTGGCAAACACCGCGATGAGAAAAAAGCTGAGCGCGAAGCTCGGCGCAACCAATAA
- a CDS encoding pirin family protein, giving the protein MTTTGRRIFQIIDGNKKFVGDGFDVTSPMPGPRIRQLSPYLLIDHTGPMAVAPTNSPLGTPPHPHRGFETVTVVYEGYLAHRDTAGHTGALGPSDVQWMTAGAGLLHEERHEKEFAKRGGTLELLQLWVNVPKKDKLAPPRYQNIEGTSIPAIATPDGLGQIRVIAGTYEGTTGPAETFSPITLLDVHLQQGNQTTLHLPADYNVGIYVVKGDILLHSDRAATTKQLVVFGWDAPDIHLTATTDAVLLVLAGAPIEEPLATYGPFVMNTNQELVQAITDFESGGMGTFPEDE; this is encoded by the coding sequence ATGACTACTACCGGCCGCCGCATTTTTCAAATAATTGATGGCAACAAGAAATTTGTGGGAGATGGCTTCGACGTAACCAGCCCCATGCCGGGGCCGCGAATCCGTCAGCTTAGCCCCTATCTGCTCATCGACCATACCGGTCCCATGGCCGTGGCGCCCACCAACTCCCCCTTGGGCACGCCGCCCCACCCTCACCGCGGCTTTGAGACGGTGACGGTGGTGTATGAGGGCTACCTCGCCCACCGCGACACCGCCGGCCACACGGGAGCCCTCGGTCCCAGCGATGTGCAGTGGATGACGGCCGGCGCGGGCCTGCTGCACGAGGAGCGCCACGAGAAGGAGTTTGCTAAGCGCGGCGGCACCCTGGAGCTACTACAACTCTGGGTAAACGTGCCTAAAAAGGATAAGCTGGCTCCACCGCGCTATCAGAACATTGAGGGTACTTCCATTCCGGCCATAGCCACCCCCGATGGCCTCGGCCAGATCAGGGTTATTGCGGGCACGTACGAGGGCACCACCGGCCCCGCCGAAACCTTCTCGCCCATTACCCTGCTTGATGTGCACCTGCAGCAAGGCAACCAGACCACCCTGCACCTGCCCGCCGACTACAACGTGGGCATTTACGTGGTGAAGGGCGACATTCTGCTGCACAGCGACCGGGCCGCTACCACTAAGCAGCTGGTGGTATTTGGCTGGGATGCTCCCGATATTCACCTGACAGCCACCACCGACGCTGTGCTGCTGGTGCTGGCCGGTGCCCCCATTGAGGAGCCCCTGGCCACTTACGGTCCCTTTGTGATGAATACCAACCAGGAGCTGGTGCAGGCCATTACCGACTTTGAGAGCGGCGGCATGGGCACCTTCCCGGAAGACGAGTGA
- a CDS encoding aldo/keto reductase has translation MLTRLIPSSQQPLPAIGLGTWQTFDAQSKTAYPPLQQTLEVLHAGGGSVIDSSPMYGRAEEVVGDLTADLDSRNSFFYATKVWTQGREAGIRQMENSLRKLRRTSLDLMQIHNLVDWQVHLQTLREWQAVGKIRYIGITHYTDGMHEQLERVFSQERVDFVQFNYSILDRHAEKRLLPAAADRGVATLINRPFGEGSLLARVHRHTLPAWATELGITSWAQFLLKFLLSHPAVTCVIPGTSNPKHLQDNLRATEGPMPDAATREKMAAYVRQL, from the coding sequence ATGCTTACGCGCCTTATCCCTTCCAGCCAACAGCCGCTGCCAGCCATTGGGCTAGGAACCTGGCAAACCTTTGATGCTCAAAGCAAAACTGCCTACCCGCCACTTCAGCAAACCCTGGAAGTTCTGCATGCCGGCGGTGGCAGCGTCATTGATTCTTCGCCCATGTATGGCCGGGCCGAGGAAGTAGTAGGTGACCTGACCGCTGACCTTGACAGCCGCAACAGCTTCTTCTACGCCACAAAAGTCTGGACGCAGGGCCGCGAGGCGGGCATCCGGCAGATGGAGAATTCCCTGCGCAAGCTCCGCCGCACTTCGCTGGATCTGATGCAGATTCATAACCTCGTTGACTGGCAGGTACATCTCCAAACGCTACGGGAGTGGCAAGCGGTGGGCAAAATCCGCTACATCGGCATCACGCACTACACCGATGGTATGCATGAGCAGTTGGAGCGGGTCTTCTCCCAGGAGCGCGTCGATTTCGTGCAGTTCAACTACTCCATCCTCGACCGCCACGCCGAAAAACGGCTGTTACCTGCCGCCGCTGACCGAGGAGTGGCCACGCTCATTAACCGGCCATTTGGCGAGGGCAGCCTGCTGGCCCGCGTACACCGGCATACTTTACCAGCCTGGGCCACGGAGTTGGGCATTACCAGCTGGGCGCAATTCCTACTTAAGTTCCTTTTATCTCACCCGGCCGTTACCTGCGTAATTCCTGGCACCAGCAACCCCAAACACCTCCAGGACAACCTGCGCGCCACCGAAGGCCCAATGCCCGATGCAGCCACCCGTGAGAAAATGGCAGCCTACGTGCGGCAGCTCTAG
- a CDS encoding Gfo/Idh/MocA family protein: MKSYNQFSAASRREFMRTLSLGLGATLVGTSTIGGPLSWLEESSYGPATLDALQSRKQLGVALVGLGKYSTGQLAPALQQTRLCKLAGIVTGTTSKAAQWKKQYTIPDKNIYDYKTFDRIADNPDIDIIYIVLPVGLHAEYVERAARAGKHVICEKPMAPTAEECRRMIAAMQKSGKKFSIGYRLHFEPHHQEMMRLGQQQAYGPITKLTSDNGFRFGNDTPWRVDKELAGGGPLMDMGIYCVQGVIYTKGQLPVSVTAKLAPNPDPKGLFKEVEAGVNWQMQFADGAVADCRTSYAENMNSLLRAESSRGFLELQPAFGYGGINGRTSKGPMNLPNVPQQARQMDDFADCILNNKPTRVPGEMGLRDVQILQAIYRAAETGQKVSTKDIQQVLDKTNSR; this comes from the coding sequence ATGAAATCATACAACCAGTTTTCGGCCGCTTCCCGTCGGGAGTTTATGCGGACTTTATCCCTAGGCCTGGGTGCTACCCTGGTCGGCACCTCGACTATCGGGGGGCCGTTGTCGTGGCTGGAGGAAAGCAGCTACGGGCCGGCTACGCTGGATGCACTGCAAAGCAGGAAGCAGTTGGGCGTGGCGCTGGTAGGCCTAGGCAAGTATAGCACCGGGCAGCTGGCACCCGCGCTGCAGCAAACCAGGCTCTGCAAGCTGGCCGGTATTGTGACGGGTACAACCAGCAAAGCGGCGCAGTGGAAAAAGCAATACACTATCCCCGACAAGAACATCTACGACTACAAGACTTTCGACCGAATTGCCGACAACCCCGACATTGATATTATCTATATTGTGCTGCCCGTAGGCCTGCATGCCGAGTATGTGGAGCGGGCCGCGCGGGCCGGTAAGCACGTCATCTGCGAGAAGCCCATGGCCCCTACCGCCGAGGAGTGCCGCCGCATGATTGCGGCCATGCAGAAATCGGGGAAGAAATTTAGCATTGGATACCGCCTGCATTTCGAGCCCCACCACCAGGAAATGATGCGGCTGGGCCAGCAACAGGCCTACGGACCCATTACCAAGCTTACATCCGACAACGGCTTCCGGTTTGGCAACGACACACCCTGGCGCGTGGATAAGGAGCTGGCCGGTGGTGGGCCGCTCATGGACATGGGCATTTACTGCGTGCAGGGCGTGATTTACACCAAAGGCCAGCTGCCCGTATCTGTTACGGCTAAGCTGGCGCCTAACCCCGACCCCAAGGGGTTGTTCAAGGAGGTGGAGGCCGGCGTGAACTGGCAAATGCAGTTTGCCGATGGTGCCGTGGCCGACTGCCGCACCAGCTACGCCGAGAACATGAACAGCCTCCTGCGGGCCGAATCTAGCAGGGGCTTCCTGGAGCTGCAGCCCGCCTTTGGGTACGGCGGCATCAACGGCCGCACCAGCAAAGGCCCCATGAACCTGCCCAACGTACCGCAGCAAGCCCGCCAGATGGACGACTTCGCCGACTGCATACTGAACAACAAACCTACCCGCGTGCCCGGCGAAATGGGCCTGCGCGACGTGCAGATTCTGCAAGCCATCTACCGCGCCGCCGAAACCGGCCAAAAGGTCTCTACCAAGGATATTCAGCAGGTTCTCGACAAAACTAACTCCCGCTAG
- a CDS encoding glycoside hydrolase family 43 protein, whose translation MSHFLKPALPALAALSLLNACQSNSSSETAASGAAPEATTATSDSAGGKKYLAEPLIKDIYTADPSAHVFNGKIYIYPSHDIETGMPENDNGDHFAMRDYHILSMDSIGGKVTDHGVALDVKDVPWAGRQMWAPDAAFKNGTYYLYFPVKDKQDVFRIGVATSKSPTGPFKAEPKPIEGSLSIDPAVFTDTDGKTYMYMGGIWGGQLQRWRSGKYDASDPKMQEPGAKETALGPKMARLNSDMLRFDEPVKEVQILGQDGKPFLSGDNTHRFFEGGWMHKYNGKYYFSYSTGDTHLLVYATGDSPYGPFTYQGVLMNPVQGWTTHHSIIEKDGKWYLFYHDTELSNKTWLRNVKVTELKRKPDGGFETLNP comes from the coding sequence ATGTCCCACTTCCTGAAGCCGGCCCTTCCCGCCTTGGCCGCGCTGTCTCTGTTGAATGCCTGCCAGAGTAACTCCTCTAGCGAAACCGCTGCCAGCGGTGCGGCACCTGAAGCCACCACCGCAACTAGTGACTCCGCTGGTGGGAAGAAGTATCTAGCAGAGCCGCTGATCAAGGATATTTACACTGCTGATCCTTCGGCGCACGTATTTAACGGCAAAATCTACATTTACCCCTCGCACGACATTGAGACGGGGATGCCGGAAAACGACAACGGCGACCATTTCGCCATGCGTGACTACCATATCCTGTCCATGGACAGCATCGGCGGTAAGGTCACGGACCACGGGGTAGCCCTTGATGTGAAGGATGTGCCGTGGGCCGGCCGCCAGATGTGGGCGCCCGATGCCGCCTTCAAGAATGGCACGTACTACCTGTATTTCCCCGTGAAGGATAAGCAGGACGTTTTCCGGATTGGGGTAGCCACCAGCAAGTCGCCCACGGGTCCCTTCAAAGCCGAGCCCAAGCCGATTGAAGGCAGCCTCAGCATTGACCCCGCCGTATTTACTGACACCGACGGCAAAACCTACATGTACATGGGCGGTATTTGGGGCGGACAACTTCAGCGCTGGCGCTCTGGCAAGTACGACGCCAGTGACCCCAAAATGCAGGAGCCTGGCGCTAAGGAAACGGCCCTCGGTCCGAAAATGGCCCGCCTGAACTCCGATATGTTGCGCTTCGATGAGCCGGTAAAAGAAGTGCAGATTCTAGGCCAGGATGGCAAGCCCTTCCTGTCGGGCGATAACACGCACCGCTTCTTCGAGGGCGGCTGGATGCACAAGTACAACGGCAAGTACTACTTCTCGTACTCCACCGGCGACACCCACCTGCTGGTGTACGCCACCGGCGACTCGCCCTACGGCCCCTTCACCTACCAGGGCGTGCTGATGAACCCCGTGCAGGGCTGGACAACGCACCACTCCATCATCGAGAAGGACGGCAAGTGGTACCTCTTCTACCACGACACGGAGCTCTCCAACAAAACCTGGCTCCGCAACGTGAAAGTGACGGAACTGAAGCGTAAACCCGACGGCGGTTTCGAGACCCTCAATCCCTAA
- a CDS encoding DUF4136 domain-containing protein, with amino-acid sequence MKASLYLLALALASCAAPATQITYQQPSVTFTGYKTYNFMDVQARTEGTAPTYITGVPEIKEAVKQELERRGYRQSSTPDLWVNIGVVTQDKVQTRQTNIRDAPRYIGQRNYHWQSEEVVVNRYSEGTASIELVDAARNERVWEGTLTSIISSNSDKRAKRIDKATAELFAKYPVPAQ; translated from the coding sequence ATGAAAGCATCTTTGTATCTGCTGGCTCTGGCCTTAGCGAGTTGTGCCGCGCCCGCTACGCAAATCACTTACCAGCAGCCTAGCGTTACGTTTACCGGGTACAAAACCTACAATTTCATGGACGTACAGGCCCGTACTGAGGGCACCGCGCCTACGTATATCACGGGTGTACCTGAAATCAAAGAGGCTGTAAAGCAGGAGCTGGAGCGCCGGGGCTACCGTCAGTCCAGCACTCCTGATCTGTGGGTGAATATTGGCGTGGTTACCCAAGACAAGGTGCAAACCCGCCAAACCAATATCCGGGATGCGCCCCGCTACATTGGGCAGCGCAACTACCACTGGCAAAGCGAGGAAGTAGTGGTGAACCGCTACTCCGAGGGCACGGCCTCTATTGAGCTGGTAGACGCCGCTCGCAATGAGCGGGTGTGGGAAGGCACGCTTACCAGCATCATCTCGTCCAATTCCGATAAGCGAGCCAAACGCATTGACAAAGCCACGGCAGAGCTGTTTGCCAAGTACCCAGTGCCTGCTCAGTAG
- a CDS encoding aldo/keto reductase: protein MEFTRLGATGLKVSKICLGTMTYGTPTDRWPWALNEEQSRPFIQKALELGINFFDTADVYSNGASEEVVGRALRDFAQRDEVVLATKVYNPMGPGPNQRGLSRKHIMSAIDASLKRLGTDYVDLYQIHRWDYDTPIEETLEALHDVVKAGKARYIGASSMYAWQFAQALYLADKHNWTRFVSMQPHYNLVYREEEREMLPLCQDQEIGVIPWSPLARGLLTGKRTKERNETERARTDAFGKSLYGRDDDFAVADRVTEIAEAYGLPNAQIALAWMLSKPIITAPIVGASKPGHLEDAVAALEVKLSGEEIKRLEELYQPHPVLGFS, encoded by the coding sequence ATGGAATTTACCCGCTTAGGGGCCACTGGCCTCAAGGTTTCTAAAATATGCCTGGGCACTATGACCTACGGCACGCCCACCGACCGCTGGCCCTGGGCCCTGAACGAAGAGCAGAGCCGCCCTTTTATTCAAAAGGCCCTGGAGCTGGGCATCAATTTCTTCGACACCGCCGACGTGTACTCTAACGGCGCCAGTGAGGAGGTAGTAGGCCGCGCCCTGCGTGATTTTGCCCAGCGCGATGAGGTAGTGCTGGCTACTAAAGTGTATAACCCCATGGGGCCGGGGCCAAACCAACGGGGCCTTTCGCGCAAGCACATTATGAGCGCCATTGATGCCAGCCTCAAGCGCCTGGGCACCGATTACGTAGACCTCTACCAGATTCACCGCTGGGACTACGATACGCCCATTGAGGAAACTCTGGAGGCCCTGCACGACGTGGTGAAAGCCGGCAAAGCTCGCTACATTGGGGCCAGCAGCATGTACGCCTGGCAGTTTGCGCAGGCCCTATATCTGGCCGATAAGCACAACTGGACGCGCTTTGTAAGCATGCAGCCGCACTACAACCTGGTGTACCGCGAGGAGGAGCGCGAGATGCTGCCCTTGTGCCAGGATCAGGAAATTGGCGTGATTCCTTGGTCGCCGCTGGCACGTGGGCTGCTCACCGGTAAGCGGACCAAGGAGCGCAACGAAACCGAGCGGGCTCGCACCGATGCCTTCGGCAAGAGCCTCTACGGCCGCGACGATGACTTTGCCGTGGCCGACCGGGTAACAGAAATTGCTGAAGCTTATGGCCTGCCCAACGCGCAAATAGCCCTGGCCTGGATGCTGTCGAAGCCCATAATTACGGCGCCCATTGTGGGAGCCAGCAAGCCTGGCCACCTCGAAGATGCCGTGGCTGCGCTAGAGGTAAAGCTTTCTGGAGAAGAAATTAAGCGGCTGGAAGAGCTGTATCAGCCGCACCCGGTGCTGGGGTTCTCCTGA
- a CDS encoding GNAT family N-acetyltransferase, protein MLSGAIEATFAHQLLFTSPMTLTWTTKPFNALTLTELYTLLQLRSEVFVVEQTCAFQDIDGQDQVAYHLLGHSEAGELVAYTRLFAAGISYPEASIGRVVVSPSTRRYGLGRELLRQSIAAIETLFGAQPIQIGAQLYLQAFYESFGFRQHGQGYLEDGIPHIHMIRA, encoded by the coding sequence ATGCTTTCTGGAGCCATAGAGGCTACTTTTGCGCACCAGCTATTGTTTACGAGCCCCATGACCCTCACCTGGACCACCAAGCCCTTCAACGCCCTCACCCTCACCGAGCTATATACCCTGCTACAGCTGCGCTCCGAAGTTTTTGTGGTGGAGCAAACCTGTGCTTTTCAGGACATTGATGGCCAGGACCAAGTGGCCTACCACCTGCTAGGCCACTCTGAGGCGGGTGAGCTAGTGGCCTACACCCGGTTGTTTGCGGCCGGCATCAGCTACCCCGAGGCCAGCATTGGGCGTGTGGTAGTGAGCCCCAGCACCCGGCGCTACGGCCTGGGCCGGGAGTTGCTGCGGCAGTCAATTGCAGCCATAGAAACGCTGTTTGGGGCGCAGCCCATTCAAATTGGGGCGCAGCTGTATCTGCAAGCTTTCTACGAAAGCTTCGGCTTCCGGCAGCATGGCCAGGGTTACCTCGAAGATGGCATTCCGCACATCCACATGATTCGGGCGTAA
- a CDS encoding PAS domain-containing protein, with protein MPTSAFPVDYQHLFHSLPENFLLIAPNAEATIVDNTDSHVAVSLKSREEAIGKAFFEAYPATDEQSAAVIRESHEHVRRYLEPHTMPLIRYDLERPTEQGGGLEELYWEATHYPILNAQGELQFILQRTQNVTEQYRARLEAEQAQQALAESQDRMHFALESVPILVWTANLSGERDYFNTRWLQYTGRSMEEQLNGNWVHALHPDDVPRVQQQWQQSVTTGQPYQVEYRLRRADGQYRWVLMHGLPRFNAEGQITMWVGGGTDIHDQKKLVEELLETNEQQAALSDQSYQALQLAEQQRATFYNLFMQTPALICILRGPEHRFEFVNPEYQKMFPHRQLTGLTVAEALPEVIEQGFIDLLDKVYTTGETFNGKEHEIMLDRDGSGQLQRSYLNFTYQLFTEGDQKAGITVFAFDVTDLVLARQALENRGSDAQ; from the coding sequence ATGCCCACGTCTGCTTTCCCGGTTGACTACCAGCACCTGTTTCACTCGCTGCCCGAAAACTTCCTGCTCATTGCCCCTAACGCCGAGGCTACCATCGTCGACAACACCGACAGCCACGTGGCCGTGTCGCTAAAAAGCCGGGAGGAGGCCATTGGGAAGGCTTTTTTTGAAGCATATCCCGCTACCGATGAGCAGTCGGCAGCCGTGATTCGGGAGTCACATGAGCACGTGCGCCGATACCTGGAGCCCCACACTATGCCCCTGATTCGGTATGATCTGGAGCGCCCCACCGAGCAGGGAGGTGGCCTAGAGGAGCTGTACTGGGAGGCTACGCACTACCCTATTCTCAATGCCCAGGGAGAGTTGCAGTTTATTCTGCAGCGCACCCAAAACGTTACCGAGCAGTACCGGGCCCGACTAGAAGCTGAGCAGGCCCAGCAGGCACTGGCCGAAAGCCAGGACCGGATGCACTTCGCGCTGGAATCAGTGCCTATTTTAGTCTGGACGGCAAACCTCAGCGGGGAGCGGGACTACTTTAATACGCGCTGGCTGCAATATACCGGCCGCTCCATGGAAGAGCAGCTAAACGGCAACTGGGTTCATGCCCTCCACCCCGATGACGTGCCGCGCGTGCAGCAACAGTGGCAACAATCGGTAACCACCGGCCAGCCCTACCAGGTTGAATACCGCCTGCGTCGGGCCGATGGCCAGTACCGCTGGGTGCTCATGCATGGCCTGCCCCGCTTCAACGCGGAGGGCCAGATCACCATGTGGGTAGGCGGCGGCACCGATATCCACGACCAGAAAAAGCTAGTGGAAGAGCTCCTGGAAACCAACGAGCAGCAGGCCGCACTGTCGGACCAATCTTACCAGGCCCTGCAGCTTGCGGAGCAGCAACGCGCTACTTTTTACAACCTCTTTATGCAGACGCCCGCGCTCATCTGCATTTTGCGGGGTCCTGAGCACCGGTTTGAATTCGTAAACCCGGAGTACCAAAAGATGTTTCCGCATCGTCAGCTGACGGGCCTTACGGTGGCTGAGGCCCTGCCCGAAGTGATAGAACAAGGCTTTATTGACCTCCTCGATAAAGTATACACCACCGGCGAAACGTTTAACGGCAAGGAGCATGAAATCATGCTCGACCGCGACGGCAGCGGCCAGCTGCAGCGCAGCTACCTCAACTTTACCTATCAGCTGTTTACGGAAGGCGACCAGAAAGCGGGTATTACCGTGTTTGCCTTTGATGTTACTGACCTGGTTCTGGCTCGCCAGGCCCTGGAGAACCGCGGATCTGATGCACAATAA